A region of Notolabrus celidotus isolate fNotCel1 chromosome 4, fNotCel1.pri, whole genome shotgun sequence DNA encodes the following proteins:
- the LOC117811663 gene encoding cytochrome P450 26B1, protein MIPLAQFGVLSALATALTSVLSALFLLALTRQLWGLRWSLTRDKESSLPLPKGSMGWPLVGETFHWLFQGSNFHISRRERHGNVFKTHLLGKPVIRVTGAENIRKILLGEHSLVCTQWPQSTRIILGPCTLVNSIGDLHKKKRKILAKVFSRGALESYLPRLQDVVKSEIAKWCSKPGAIDVYSAARSLTFRIAIRVLLGLQLEEERIVYLAQIFEQLMNNLFSLPIDAPLSGLRKGIKAREILHANMEKIIEEKMERSQAEEEYHDAFDYMLSSAKEHGHELNMQELKETAVELIFAAHSTTASASTSLVLQLLRHQAVVERARVELEAEGLSHDSHTSHKPSSVTTEKEGDAADTEITCLLNGGCHNHQNHSNGFPPSQSHIPTLSLDKLSQLRYIDCVVKEVLRFLPPVSGGYRTALQTFELDGYQIPKGWSVMYSIRDTHETAAVFQSPELFDPDRFGPEREESRSSRFSYVPFGGGVRSCVGKELAQIILKTLAVELIGTCKWTLATENFPKMQTVPIVHPVNGLHVHFSYNYPL, encoded by the exons ATGATTCCCTTGGCCCAGTTTGGGGTGCTGTCGGCCCTGGCCACCGCGCTCACCTCGGTTCTGTCCGCGCTCTTTCTGCTGGCACTGACCCGGCAGCTGTGGGGTCTCCGCTGGAGCCTGACCCGGGACAAAGAGAGCAGCCTACCGCTGCCGAAGGGTTCCATGGGCTGGCCGCTGGTCGGAGAGACTTTCCACTGGCTTTTTCag GGTTCCAACTTCCACATCTCGCGCAGAGAGCGTCATGGCAACGTGTTTAAGACCCACCTCCTCGGGAAGCCTGTCATCCGGGTGACCGGAGCTGAAAACATCCGCAAAATCCTTCTGGGTGAGCACAGCCTGGTGTGCACCCAATGGCCCCAGAGCACCCGCATCATCCTGGGACCCTGCACCCTGGTCAACTCCATTGGAGACCTGcacaagaagaagagaaag ATCCTGGCTAAAGTGTTTAGCCGGGGGGCTTTGGAGTCCTACCTGCCCCGGCTGCAGGATGTCGTCAAGTCTGAAATTGCCAAGTGGTGCTCCAAGCCGGGCGCCATCGACGTTTACAGCGCTGCCAGGTCTCTGACGTTCCGTATCGCCATCAGGGTCCTGCTGggtctgcagctggaggaggagcggATAGTGTACCTCGCCCAAATCTTTGAGCAGCTGATGAACAACCTCTTCTCGCTGCCCATCGACGCTCCACTCAGTGGGCTACGGAAG GGAATAAAAGCCAGAGAGATCTTGCACGCTAACATGGAGAAAATCATCGAGGAGAAGATGGAGCGATCGCAGGCGGAGGAGGAATACCACGATGCCTTCGACTACATGCTGTCCAGTGCAAAGGAGCATGGACATGAGCTCAACATGCAGGAGCTCAAG GAAACAGCAGTAGAGCTGATATTTGCTGCTCACTCCACCACAGCCAGCGCCTCCACATCCCTGGTCCTGCAGCTTCTTCGCCATCAAGCGGTGGTGGAGAGGGCACGGGTCGAGCTGGAGGCCGAGGGCCTTAGTCATGACTCCCACACCAGTCACAAGCCATCGAGTGTCACCACGGAGAAGGAGGGGGATGCTGCTGATACAGAGATAACCTGCCTGCTGAACGGAGGCTGTCACAACCACCAGAATCACAGCAATGGTTTCCCACCATCCCAGTCCCACATACCAACTTTGAGCCTGGACAAGCTGAGCCAGCTGCGCTACATTGACTGTGTTGTCAAAGAGGTGCTGCGCTTCCTGCCGCCAGTCTCTGGTGGATACCGGACGGCCCTGCAGACATTTGAGTTAGAC ggctACCAGATCCCTAAAGGCTGGAGTGTAATGTACAGCATCAGGGACACCCATGAGACAGCAGCGGTCTTCCAGAGCCCGGAGCTGTTCGACCCGGACCGATTTGGCCCTGAGCGAGAGGAGAGTCGGTCGTCCAGGTTCAGCTACGTGCCATTTGGTGGTGGCGTGCGGAGCTGCGTAGGGAAAGAACTGGCACAGATCATCCTAAAGACTCTGGCTGTGGAGCTGATTGGGACTTGCAAATGGACTCTGGCCACGGAGAACTTTCCCAAGATGCAGACAGTGCCAATAGTGCACCCAGTAAATGGGCTGCATGTGCATTTCTCTTACAACTACCCCCTTTAG